CACCGAGCCCCGCGAAAGGCTGGAAGCCGCCATGCTCCCCGAACCCCTCAGGGGTCCCGCCTTCTCCTCCTACGCGCCCGACGAGGTCGGCTGGCTGCTCCAGGACCTCTCGGACACCGTGCTGGAGGCGCCCACCGAGGAACGCGAGGAGGCGATACAGAGCGGTGGCGCGCACTACGCCGAATCGCTGCCCGTCGAGTACCAGCCCACCGCGCAGTACCAGGAACTGTTCAAGGCGGCCCTGGACACCTCCGCCACCCGTATCGCCCGGGCCGTCGGAACCGTCACCGAGACCGTCCTCGCCGAACGCGGCCACACCGGCTCCCGCCCGGTCCTGGTCTCCCTCGCCCGGGCCGGCACCCCCGTCGGGGTCCTCATGCGCCGCTGGGCCCTGCACCGCCACGGCATCGACCTGCCGCACTACGCCGTCTCCATCGTCCGAGGCCGGGGCATCGACGCCAACGCCCTGCGCTGGCTGGCCGCCCATCACGACCCGGCCGACGTCGTCTTCGTCGACGGCTGGACCGGCAAGGGGGCCATCACCCGCGAACTCGCCGCCGCCCTCCAGGACTTCGAAGGCTTCGACCCGGAGATCGCGGTACTCGCCGACCCCGGCGGCTGCGTGCGCACCTACGGGACACGCGAGGACTTCCTCGTCCCGTCCGCCTGCCTCAACTCCACGGTCTCCGGGCTCGTCTCCCGTACGGTGCTGCGCGCCGACCTGGTCGGCCCGCGGGACTACCACGGTGCGAAGTTCTACCGCGAACTGGCGGACGACGACGTCTCCGGCCTCTTCCTCGACACCGTCGCCGCCCGCTTCGACGAGGTGACCGACGCCGTGGACACCGGCACCAAGGAACTGCTCGCGGCCGACCGGGCCCCCACCTGGGAGGGCTGGGCCGCCGTGGAACGGATCAGCGAGGAGTACGGCATCCACGACGTGAACCTCGTCAAGCCCGGCGTCGGCGAGACCACCCGGGTGCTGCTGCGCCGCGTGCCCTGGAAGATCCTGGCCAAGCGCGACGCCGGACCCGACCTCCACCACGTACGGCTGCTCGCCGAACAGCGCGGCGTGCCGGTCGAGGAGGTCGACGGACTCCCGTACACCTGCGTCGGGCTGATCCACCCGAAGTACACCCGCGGCGCCACCGGCGCGGACGGCACGGCGGTGACGGCCCGATGACCACCCCCCAGGCACCTTCCGCGGACGCACCGGACGCACCGGACGCACCGGACGCACCGAACGCACCGAACGCACCGGACGCACCGGACGCACCGGACGCACCGGACGCACCGGACGCGCCGGACGCGCTGGACACCCCGGATACCGCGGCCCCCGGGGCCTCAGCAGGCGTTCCCCTGCCCGCCGCCGTCCTGGCTCCCGCCGCCCCGGCCCCCGCCGCCGTCCCCGGCGCGCCCGCTGTTCCCGCCGTCCCCGGCGCGCCCGCCGCCCCGGTGACGCTGGTCGCCAGCGACCTCGACCGCACCCTCATCTACTCGGCGGCGGCCCTCCAGCTCGGCGTCCCCGACGCGCAGGCCCCCCGGCTCCTGTGCGTGGAGGTCTACGGCGGGGCGCCCCTCTCCTACATGACGGAGGAGGCGGCCGCCCTTCTCGACGAGCTGGCCCGCACCACCGTCTTCGTCCCCACCACCACGCGGACCCGCGAGCAGTACCACCGCATCCACCTCCCCGGCCCCCCGCCCCGGTACGCGATCTGTGCCAACGGCGGCCACCTGCTGGTCGACGGCGAGTCCGACCCGCACTGGCAGCGACAGGTGACCGGCCGTCTCGCGGCGGAGTGCGCCCCCCTCGCCGAGGTCCGCGCCCGCCTCCTCGCCACCGCCGATCCGGCCTGGCTGCTCAAGGAACGGGTCGCCGAGGACGTCTTCGCCTACCTCGTCGTCGACCGGGCCGCGCTGCCCCCGGACTGGGTGGGGGAGCTGGCCGGCTGGGCGGAACCCCGCGGCTGGACCGTCTCCCTCCAGGGCCGCAAGATCTACGCCGTACCCGCCCCGCTCACCAAGAGCGCGGCGATGCGGGAGGTCGCCCGCCGCAGCGGGGCCACCACGGCCCTCGCCGCCGGGGACTCCCTGCTGGACGCCGATCTGCTGCTGGCAGCCGACCGTTCCTGGCGCCCGGCCCACGGCGAACTCGCCGACAACGGCTGGAACGCGCCCCGCACCGAGGCCCTCGGCCTGCGGGGCGTCGCCGCCGGCGAGGAGATCCTGCGCCGCTTCCTGCACCACCGCGATCACCCGCCGGCTCGTCCGGCGAGTGGACCGGTGGGCGGGAAAGCCGTGCGGTCGTACGGTGGCACACACGGGGGCCACCCGGGCCCGGACGAGGGAGCGGCGCCATGACCCAGGGAAACCAGACCAAGATCACCGACGAGCTGTACGCCTACGTGCTGGCGCACAACCCGCCGCTGGACCCGGTGCAACTCGACCTCGTGGAGACGACCCGCCACCGCTTCCCCGACCACGCGGGCATGCAGTCGGCCCAGGAACAGGGACCGCTGCTCGCCTTCCTCGTCCGGCTGACCGGCGCACGGCACATCGTCGAGATCGGTACCTTCACCGGCTTCTCGGCCCTCTCCATGGCCCGGGCCCTCCCGTCGGACGGCCGGCTGATCGCCTGTGACGTCTCCGAGGAATGGACCGCGTACGGACGCCTGGCCTGGCAGAAGGCGGGCGTCGCCGACAGGATCGACCTCAGGATCGCACCCGCCCTGGACACCCTGCGCGCGATGCCGGAAGAGCCGCACATCGACCTGGCCTACCTCGACGCGGACAAGGGGAACTACATCGCGTACTGGGAGGAACTGGTCCCGCGGATGCGCCCCGGCGGGCTCGTCGTCACCGACAACACGCTCTTCCACGGGGGCGTCGTCGACCCGCACGCGACCGGAGCCCCGGCGGCGATCAAGGAGTTCAACGCGCATGTGAGCGCCGACGGCCGGATGGACAGCGTCCTGCTCACCGTGGCGGACGGCCTGACGCTCTCCCGCCGGAAGTAACCGCCTCCCGGCGGGAGCGGGGCCCCGGGCCTGCACTCAGCCGCAGCAGCCACCACCGCAGCAGCCTCCGCCACCCGAGGCGGAAGACGGGGCGGCGGACTCGGCGGAACCCCCGACGGCCACGGTGGACAGCAGCTTCACGGTGTCCTCGTGCCCGGCCGGGCAGACGGCGGGGGCGGACGATTCGGTCATCGGACGGCTGACCTCGAAGGTCGCGTCACAGGGGCGGCAGCGGTACTCGTAACGAGGCATGGCCCAAGGCTACGGGACGGCCCGCGGCCTCTCACAGGATCGCGCCACACAGAACCCCACGGTTTTCAGGGCCTCGCAGCCTCCCCGGCCACCGCAGCCTCTCCAGTCACCGCCGCCCCTCAGGCACCGCCGGATTTCCGGTCACACCGCCGCCGCCCCTCAGCCACTGCCGGATCCCCGTTCGCACCGCACTCCCTCTCCCGGGCCCGCAGCCTTTCCGGTCACCGCAGTCCCCGGACCTCGCGGCCTCCGGACCCCGTAGCCCCCGGCCCTCACGGCCCGGGCCCGCAGCCCGCAGACCTCGCGGCCCTCAGCCCTCGCGGCCTCTCAGGCGCCGCCGGAGCCCCGTTCCTCGCGGATGGCGGACACCACACGGGCCGCCGTCTGCCGGACCGCTTCCGTCTCCGTCAGGAAGTGCCAGTAATCGGGGTGACGGCCCTCCAGCCCGGTGACCGCCCGTTCCAGCCGGGCCACCGCGTCGTCCAGCGGGCGGGCGTGCCGCGGGTCGGGGGTGTGGCGCCCGGCCATGGCGAGGCGCTGGGCGTCACGGATCGCGAACCGGGTGCGTTCGATCTCCGCCTGCGGATCCTTGGCCACGGCGTTCAGCCGCTGCAACCGGTCACCGGCGGCGGACACCGCGTCGTCCGTGGTGTTCAGCAGGGCACGGACGGTGCTGAGCCGGGAGGTGGCGTCGGCCCAGCGCTGGTCGGCACGCGCCTCGGCGGCCTCGGCCAGCTTCCTCTCCGCCTGCGCGACATCGGCCGCCGCCTGGTCGGGCACGGGCTGGAGGTCCTGCCAGCAGGCCGCCGCGAACCGCCGCCGCAACTCGCTCAGCACCGGTTCGACCTGCCCGGCGCGGGTCGTCAGCGCCTGGGCGCGCGTCCGCAGCGACACCAGCCGGCGGTCGATCTCGGCGGCGCGCTCCGGCAGCCGGTCCGCCTCCGCCCGTACCGCCTCCGCGTCCCGCAGCACCCGGTCCGCCCGCTGGAGGGTCTCGGCCACGCCGTGCTGCCCGGCCCCCTGGTTGAGCTTGGTCAGCTCCGGGGCGAGAGCCGCCAGCCGGGCCGCCAGATCATCGGCCCGCAGCCCGGAACCCCGCACCGCGTCCAGGGCGTTGCTCGCCGCCAGCAGGGCCTGGCGGGCCCGCTCCACGGCCGGGGCCAGCCTGGCCAGCTGCGTCTCCGCACTGCCCAGCAGCGGCCCGATACCCTGGGCGAACCGGTCCAGCTCACCCTTCACCCGGACCAGATCGTCCTTGGCCCGGGTCAGCTGCGTCTTCGCCGAAGCCGCGACCGACGGCTCCAGGTCGTCCCGGTCGAGGTCGTGCGCGTCGACCGCGGTGATGTACGCATGGCTGACCTCGTCGATCCGGCGGCCCAGCGCGGCGAAGTCCTCCACCGCCTTACGGGCCCGCGGTGAACTGTCCACCGCGGTGATCGTCTCGATCGAGATCTTCAGGTCCCGCTGAGCGGTGTCCAGCTCGTAGAAGGCGTTCGCGGCCCCGTCCTTCGCCGCCTGGGCCTCCGCCCGCTGGCCCTCGCCCCGGCCGCCGAACCAGCGCCTCGTACCCCCGCCGGCGAACGCGCCCGGCAGGGCCGCGGCGACCAGCGGAACCGGCAGCAGCATCAGCGCCAG
This DNA window, taken from Streptomyces nitrosporeus, encodes the following:
- a CDS encoding HAD family hydrolase, translating into MTLVASDLDRTLIYSAAALQLGVPDAQAPRLLCVEVYGGAPLSYMTEEAAALLDELARTTVFVPTTTRTREQYHRIHLPGPPPRYAICANGGHLLVDGESDPHWQRQVTGRLAAECAPLAEVRARLLATADPAWLLKERVAEDVFAYLVVDRAALPPDWVGELAGWAEPRGWTVSLQGRKIYAVPAPLTKSAAMREVARRSGATTALAAGDSLLDADLLLAADRSWRPAHGELADNGWNAPRTEALGLRGVAAGEEILRRFLHHRDHPPARPASGPVGGKAVRSYGGTHGGHPGPDEGAAP
- a CDS encoding O-methyltransferase yields the protein MTQGNQTKITDELYAYVLAHNPPLDPVQLDLVETTRHRFPDHAGMQSAQEQGPLLAFLVRLTGARHIVEIGTFTGFSALSMARALPSDGRLIACDVSEEWTAYGRLAWQKAGVADRIDLRIAPALDTLRAMPEEPHIDLAYLDADKGNYIAYWEELVPRMRPGGLVVTDNTLFHGGVVDPHATGAPAAIKEFNAHVSADGRMDSVLLTVADGLTLSRRK
- a CDS encoding FmdB family zinc ribbon protein — translated: MPRYEYRCRPCDATFEVSRPMTESSAPAVCPAGHEDTVKLLSTVAVGGSAESAAPSSASGGGGCCGGGCCG